TGAGACACAAGAAAGGCATTGAAATCGACTGAATGGGACTGAACGGATAGTCTTCATGTAACCTGCCAGCATAATATCAATTCATATTGACGAAAGAAAGGCATTTACCTAAACAGTACCAAGATTATAGACAATGCTAACACGCATAATAGATAATTTTAGTAGTGAGCTTGCTTAGTGATAAAGGTTCTTCTGTCTATTAAGATTATCCTCATCCTCAAAAATAATGACGAAGAAAATAGCTCCCTATTTATTATGGTAAGATTGCCTGGGATAATCTCTACTGCTTAATTTTGCCTGATATTATTACTGATTATGAATCTACCCTGAATCTGAGTTTAAGTCTCGCCCTACTGGCCATTCCTTCCAATCCTTGTCGACATGCTTTTGGGCCCAAACTACTGCTGCACGCGCAGCTTGAGGAGCACCCGGAAGTCCTTTCTCTCTGAGTGTATCAGCCATGTCGATGAATGGAATAACCAGGAGTGTCCCCGGCCCACCATATTCTGTATGTAGAAACTTGCTAAAGATCTGCATCAAAACTACCATTACATAAGAATCACTTGGATGAGAATAGGATGTGGGATTTAACAAATAGATATACCCTTGCCATAGGTCAGATGAAGAACAAAATGCCAATAAGAATGAAATGCCATTCACAGGCCAGGTGTCTAAACTTGAAGCATTTCAAACTAACAAATACTTCAAAAAGAAACTAACTGATAGAGATTGTCACCTCAAGCAATCTGAGTCACAGCTAGTTAGAGATGCACtaagcagcagcaacaacaagaTACACACCAAAATAACATTCTTAAGCATAATAATACGCACATGAATTGTGCAATGATTATTGTCCTAGGAAAGAAACAGGAAAAAAAACAGCATGTTGTTGCCGCCAGATAGGATAGTGATTATCCTACGGGTTGACGAGAGACGGAATTGAGGAGAGGACATGAAGAGAAACCACCAACTATAAAGAAAAATCCGCCGTTCTCTATGTTTTACTAAAAAAAATGAATCTTTATTAAGAATAGAGGATTGCCCctcaaacatatatatatatatatatatatatatataactgtgtgtgtgtgtgaaaaTATGCTAATTCTCTTGCATCAGTCACCCTAGGTTTAAAGAACTTGTCCTCGAGTTTAGAGTAGCTAGTGTCAGATGGTAACCCAAGAGGAAGATCATCTAGTACTAAACCAGTAAAATTTACTAGCAGTTGTTGCTTCCTGAGGTACTCTGGATCAAGGTAACCAAAGTTTTCCTTCACTATTATGCTAACATGAGTATCATCCATTACCGGGCCAGTTTTTGAAAGTTCAAAATTTACAACTTTGGTGATCCAATTTGCATCTAACAATAGTCTCGGCCTCAGGTTTGGCTGCTTCGGCAGAGCCATCTTCTGCTTGGGATTGAAGGTGTTGTGTGCCTTGAAACTTTCTTCCAGCATCTCATCATCACCACCAGCATTGACGGCATGAATAACAGAAACCTCATCTTGCGAATCGGAAGCGATTACTTTTACCTCATGGTCACAAACTCACAATCAGGAATTGAAGGAACCTGATTCTAGATGATGGAATTTACTGCTACACCAGGAATCTCATCGTCAGGGTCAATCTCTTCAGACTTGCCCTTTTCATCTGTAGCACATTTGATttcatcatcctcttcttccttgaTATGTTCAGCTACATCATCTTTGGTTATCACTAGGTTCTCTAAAGAAATTATGATCCCTTGGACAGGTGACACTTTGAATTCACAATCGGTCTCAGGCACTAGTTCTCTAATGTACTTCAGTTTCTTGGATCACCTCATCTTCCTTAGCATCATCTGCTCCACTCTCCACAATTCGATCTTCATCAATGCAGACTTCATCTTCATTTCCATCAAAGTTATCTTTGATTTTAACACCTTCATGATGTTGGACTACACTTCCTAACTCATCATCAAATTCCACCGCTTTTGGAGGCCATTTCAGCAGCTTCATCAACTTCTTTTGTAGCCATTTCCATCACTTCTTTTTTGATAATAGCAGTTCAGCATCTAGTGTTTTCCATTCTCTTCAAGATTATTGATCAGAATATTAGGACCAACTGCCATCAAATTGCAATCTTTTTCAGAGTGATTAATAACTTCTTTGCCCAGTTGCTTTTGGTCTGAGCCTATAGATACGGCAGCAATTTTTTTAACTTCTGGAGTTATTGCTGCTTCTTCCAGAGAACGTTGTGGAACAACAGTGTCAACGGCCACCTAATCACAATCCTTTTCACTATTTTTGGCTTCCTCTACCAGAGCATTTATGATCTCCATGCCTTGTTCCGGTTCCACTTCTAGGAACAAAGATCCGATCTTGACAGCAGATTCCTCCGTCTTAGTCCTAATCCTTGCACTCCTCATGGTGGGCATGGCACCATCTTCTGTCCCTGCCCTAGTAGGCTGCCTCGTAATCTTACCATGACAAGCTGTAACCCTTGCTGAAACGACCATGTCTCCGTCCTCTTGCTCCACGGCTACTGGGGTTATGACCACCTTCCTAGTCGCCATCCGCCGGCCAGTTAGGGCGGCTGTTGTTTTCATTGCACTCATGGgctcttcttccttggcctcaaCGTCTTTTTTTGGCCTCCTCGTTGGTGGTTTCATGAAGCTGCACTTAGTAACGATTAACAGTGTGGCCTCACTGAGGGTTTCTTTCTTCTCCTctatttcatcttcttcttctccttcaatgcCCAATCGCCAGATCTATGAGGACTTCATAGTCACACGATGAGCCATAGGAAGGGGGCTCGCGGGTTGCTCCCTGGGCTCTATTGAATCAAGAGCCATCGATTCTGCATGCGGTCGTCGGCATGAGGCATCCTTGCGCGAAGAGGGCACACGGGGAGTCAAATCCTGAAGCGCTTCTTGGGCGTTCTCCAACGATCAGCTGCATAGAGCGTTTGGAGGGCTTCATCCATGCAACGTTGGTGATGTTGGCGGGGACACGATTCTGCTTGCATAGTGCTTGAAGTTGTCGCCTGGGGATGCTATGGAAATCCATggcttcctcctctcctcctctgtTGCAATCGTTGTGTTCTCAATTAGGGTTTTGACCGGCCTGGCCTTGGAGAAGGGAGTATCAGTGAAGGGAAGGGTATATATAGGCCTAAGGAGAGGAGAGTGATGAATCTGAAATCTCGATCGTTGTTGCCTCGTCAACTGCTTCTTCCAAATCATCTTTGAATCCGTGTGTCAAAGCTATCGTCCTCCATGGCAAAACCTAATCATCCTTGGAACGAATTTTGAGTGTAATCAAAGGGAAGAAAGTGGCCTTTCATCTTCTTTCACATCTTTTCCCAATCTTGATCTTGGTCTTGCCTTGTTGGTCCCGTAAACGTCGCAAGTGCTCCCACCATGCCGATGCTAGACCTCTAAGCTTGAAGACAACCAGCTTGACCTTCATTCGATCTGGAACTTGTATATAGTTAAAGATCCACTCCACTCTATTGATTCAATCAACAAAATTCTTTGTGACGTGCCAGAAAATTCAGATAGACCAACTGGAAGGCTGAGGTCTCCATGTCGATCCTATAGGATCGACCAGGTGCCTCACGATCTTTGAGAATTCACACCATTTTTACTAGGATAAATCTACAACTTGCCTCGGCACCATCTGTTACGGTGCTCGGCTTCCTCCATTGGAACTTGCATACCACGACCACGACGATCTTCCATTGAATCTGATCCACTCTGATACTAACTAACACCGTATAGGATAGCGATTATTCTGCGAGCTAATGAGAAAACGGAATTGAGAAGGCAAGAAGAGAAACCACCAAAACAAAGAGAAACCCGATGTTCTCTATGTTTTACTAAAAAAAAGAAGCTTTATTAAGAATAAAGGATTTTCCCTCAAACAAATATACATGTATTTATATAGACTCTAGAACCTAAGCCCCAAATAAATGAAAGAAATCCTAATATATAAACTACAAGTCCTATcttctaaagaaaaaaaaattattaacaaacTCACAATCCTACAAAATGCCAAACGgattcaaaatataaaaaaaataccaaaaaatacctaaaataccAAAAATTCCTTAAACAccaaaaagatgaaaattaagggcagcccggtgcacgaaggtCCCattatgcggggtcccggggaaggatccattgtacgcagtcttaccctgctttttacaaCAGACTGTTCCAGGAAAAAGatgaaaattaccaaaaataataataaaaatctacAGATCATCTTGCATCAGTTGTTTACTTAGAGAACATATTGATATAACTCCTAAGGGCTGCAATTTACTTAGTACACAAAGTTGGGACATGCATTCTTAACCACACTCCTAGAATTGTTTATAGGACTGTTTTACAGTCTAATACAAAAGCAATTCAATATACCCCCGATAGTCATGATCAGGCTAAAAGTTGAAATTACAGTCATTTACATCATAAATTCATGTTTTACATCAGCAAAACCATTTAATCTGTAAAAGAGTGAAGCTTAATCAAAATAGCAAATATTCTTGTTCGACAAGAATCCACAAACACCTATGATGTCACACCCCACTTAGATGAGAGAATGACCTATTGACTAGTTAGAACCAACGACTAGCCCAATACTAAACTAGGGTGTCACAATCTCCCTGCATAAGGCTTGATGTCCTAGTCAAGGCTCAAACTCCAACACATAAGCCAGGATGCCTAATCACCTACATGTAATTGTAACGACCATATTTAGAATTAGGTTTACTCTAATTGTAACGACCAACATAGCAACCTATGTCAAGCCTAACCACCAACCTAAAATATTTAAACCAAGTCAGCAGTAGCTAAATCATCTAAGCTCGTAAAACTTCTCTATTAGCAAGAATTCACCATGTGGGATTAATCTTGGGTATTACATATGACATTATAGTACTCCTTGAGTTTGATCACGCCAAAAGTTATTGGTAGTCAACTAACATAAGGAACTCCATTCTTTAAAACTTAAAGCATAAAAGTCAACTCAGTTTAGCATCGGTTCCACATTCTTTCTAGTCCAAGATGAATACCTATAAGATGAAGGATGACTTGACAAAAGAATCATTCTTTCACCGACTGAATCAAAGTAACGCCCTTAAGAATCCTACGTAGAACCAATGAAGAAAAGCCTTCAAGTAAACAAAGTGACGatactttttcttccttttttttttcacaagGACAAGAAGTTCCAATTTACTAAATCCCAAGCATACCTCGGTACAGACATCGACCACTTCACCGACTGAATCACCGAAGTACTCTTTCTTTTTGGTCAGCCTCTCAAGCATATGCGTGCGGAACCTGGTTGTCTCCTGAACCAGAAAAtccaaaagaaaaaagaaagatgCAAAAAATCACCAGCAAGTCCAAGATCCCAAATGGAGTAATTAAAGCCAAAGAAGCAGGGTGGGATATGTGCGCGCACGGCGAGGGCAAACTCCGGAATCGGATCAGGAAACTGGTACTCCGCAGCTCTGCACAGAAGACGGTCGGGGCGACGAGAGAAACGCGAAGAGCGGCGGAACGACGAAGGCGGAGGAGCGGAAGAGAGGCGAGAACGGGCAGGAAGAAGGGAAGGGGGTGAGAATGGGCGGTAGAAGAGGGAGGGAAACgggggaggaagagaagaggggcGGGATCTGGAGAGAGGAGGGAGGAGGGGGGAGGGCAGCAGAGCTGAAGCCCTAACAGTCGCCATGGGCATCATGAACcaaaatttttaggtttaaagagAAAGCTCGAAGTTTCTTACTGATTGTCGATGCGACTGCGGAAGTAGCCGGAAAAGCGACCGGATATGTTACGAGAGAAGGCCTCACGATTCATTCCTCAACTGTTATTTAACAGAGATTTTTTCTACTGTCAAAGTACTTTCGGTCGATGGAAAATCATCCAAATTCGATGCTATTTGATTCATTAATTTTTTACTATGCTATATGTCCCTCTAGTGCTACAGGCTAATGAAAGGAATCAAATTATCATTCAAACATCTATATAGTTCGATCTCAATTGTGATTGCTGGACTTATAGATTATTCATCACAAATGCTTCTTGATTTATCCTGACAATCGATGATAAACTTCGATGAAGTCGTACTGGTCACCCAATGGCAATATTACCttgttcaatattttttttattatgttctA
This genomic stretch from Zingiber officinale cultivar Zhangliang chromosome 7A, Zo_v1.1, whole genome shotgun sequence harbors:
- the LOC122002386 gene encoding protein PLASTID REDOX INSENSITIVE 2, chloroplastic-like isoform X3, encoding MMPMATVRASALLPSPLLPPLSRSRPSSLPPPFPSLFYRPFSPPSLLPARSRLSSAPPPSSFRRSSRFSRRPDRLLCRAAEYQFPDPIPEFALAETTRFRTHMLERLTKKKEYFGDSVGEVVDVCTEIQ
- the LOC122002386 gene encoding protein PLASTID REDOX INSENSITIVE 2, chloroplastic-like isoform X1, producing the protein MMPMATVRASALLPSPLLPPLSRSRPSSLPPPFPSLFYRPFSPPSLLPARSRLSSAPPPSSFRRSSRFSRRPDRLLCRAAEYQFPDPIPEFALAETTRFRTHMLERLTKKKEYFGDSVGEVVDVCTEIFSKFLHTEYGGPGTLLVIPFIDMADTLREKGLPGAPQAARAAVVWAQKHVDKDWKEWPVGRDLNSDSG
- the LOC122002386 gene encoding protein PLASTID REDOX INSENSITIVE 2, chloroplastic-like isoform X2, whose protein sequence is MMPMATVRASALLPSPLLPPLSRSRPSSLPPPFPSLFYRPFSPPSLLPARSRLSSAPPPSSFRRSSRFSRRPDRLLCRAAEYQFPDPIPEFALAETTRFRTHMLERLTKKKEYFGDSVGEVVDVCTELAE
- the LOC122002386 gene encoding protein PLASTID REDOX INSENSITIVE 2, chloroplastic-like isoform X4; the encoded protein is MMPMATVRASALLPSPLLPPLSRSRPSSLPPPFPSLFYRPFSPPSLLPARSRLSSAPPPSSFRRSSRFSRRPDRLLCRAAEYQFPDPIPEFALAETTRFRTHMLERLTKKKEYFGDSVGEVVDVCTEVT